From the genome of Impatiens glandulifera chromosome 9, dImpGla2.1, whole genome shotgun sequence, one region includes:
- the LOC124915574 gene encoding auxin-responsive protein IAA27-like has translation MSAILEEHDYIGLSGVPSMENSDKPESGRTKGLNLKETELRLGLPGSESPPERDSCYLKGLTSGAKRGFFNTINTGSGKWVFSGKDGSELDLAKNGGLFVNCGVKDVGSSAMVSSSSPSVKDSIIPLSPKPAPERKPQITAPAAKAQLVGWPPVRSFRKNSMANSNVSSKNIDDNETNVKMGLDCFYVKVSMDGAPYLRKVDLKMYSTYMEMSSALEKMFSSCFTIGKCGGDGLSASKLMDVLHGSEFVLTYEDKDGDWMLVGDVPWQMFMNSCKRMRIMKSCDAIGLAAPRTNAKNP, from the exons ATGTCTGCCATTCTAGAAGAACATGATTACATAGGCTTATCAGGGGTTCCTTCAATGGAGAACTCTGACAAGCCTGAAAGTGGAAGAACTAAAGGTTTGAACTTGAAAGAAACAGAGTTGAGGCTTGGACTGCCTGGTTCTGAATCGCCTCCTGAAAGAGATTCATGTTACCTCAAGGGTTTAACTTCTGGTGCTAAAAGGGGTTTCTTCAACACCATTAATACTGGTTCTGGTAAATGGGTTTTCTCTGGTAAAGATGGATCTGAACTTGATTTGGCCAAAAATGGTGGTTTGTTTGTTAACTGTGGTGTGAAAGATGTTGGTTCATCAGCCATGGTTTCATCCAGTTCACCTTCTGTGAAAGATTCCATCATCCCTCTTTCACCTAAACCAGCACCTGAGAGGAAACCTCAGATTACTGCACCAGCTGCTAA GGCTCAGCTTGTGGGATGGCCACCAGTTCGATCATTTAGGAAGAACTCAATGGCGAATAGCAATGTTAGTAGTAAGAATATCGATGATAACGAAACAAATGTGAAGATGGGATTGGACTGTTTTTATGTGAAAGTAAGTATGGATGGAGCACCATACTTGAGGAAAGTTGATCTGAAGATGTATTCTACTTATATGGAAATGTCATCTGCTTTGGAGAAGATGTTTAGTAGCTGCTTTACAATTg GGAAATGTGGTGGGGATGGATTGAGTGCAAGCAAACTAATGGATGTTCTTCATGGATCTGAGTTCGTGCTTACTTATGAAGATAAAGATGGCGATTGGATGCTTGTCGGAGATGTCCCATGGCA AATGTTCATGAATTCTTGTAAGAGGATGAGGATCATGAAAAGTTGCGATGCAATTGGTTTGG CTGCACCAAGGACAAATGCGAAAAACCCGTGA